In Pongo abelii isolate AG06213 chromosome 5, NHGRI_mPonAbe1-v2.0_pri, whole genome shotgun sequence, a single genomic region encodes these proteins:
- the C5H6orf136 gene encoding LOW QUALITY PROTEIN: uncharacterized protein C6orf136 homolog (The sequence of the model RefSeq protein was modified relative to this genomic sequence to represent the inferred CDS: deleted 2 bases in 1 codon): MYQPSRGAARRLGPCLRAYQARPQVSGGEAGGRRGGGERPSSKPVRGAERAPGSAQAQRHPPPLPTCALQRVDRLGVEGAGGRRCRACGARTSVLPGLRAVRRGQGQAAGRVCVAPDSPRLPVPRGDLKGRGGEIRSPAAAPSRSSPAQTRPAGRPQQPARLALGERSWQEGRPVCTRFGPLRRGWQDGHAPSRDGASRTPSGTEDQLYPGTLPFPPLWPHSTTTTSPSSPLLWSPLPLRLPTQRLPQVPPLPLPQIQALSSAWVVLPPGKGEEGPGPELHSGCLDGLRSLFEGPPCPYPGAWIPFQVPGTAHPSPATPSGDPSMEEHLSVMYERLRQELPKLFLQSHDYSLYSLDVEFINEILNIRTKGRTWYILSLTLCRFLAWNYFAHLRLEVLQLTRHPENWTLQARWRLVGLPVHLLFLRFYKRDKDEHYRTYDAYSTFYLNSSGLICRHRLDKLMPSHSPPTPVKKLLVGALVALGLSEPEPDLNLCSKP; encoded by the exons ATGTACCAGCCCAGCCGGGGTGCGGCCCGGCGTCTCGGCCCTTGCCTGCGCGCCTACCAAGCTCGACCCCAGGTG AGCGGTGGAGAAgcgggagggaggagagggggcgGGGAGAGACCCTCCTCAAAGCCGGTGCGTGGGGCGGAGCGCGCGCCGGGTTCCGCGCAGGCGCAGAGGCACCCGCCGCCCCTTCCCACCTGTGCCCTGCAGCGTGTGGACAGGCTAGGGGTCGAGGGAGCGGGAGGGAGGCGCTGCCGGGCCTGTGGCGCAAGGACGTCGGTCCTCCCAGGTTTGAGGGCGGTCAGGCGGGGTCAAGGCCAGGCAGCGGGGCGCGTCTGCGTTGCGCCCGACTCTCCGCGGTTACCTGTGCCTAGAGGTGATTTGAAGGGCAGGGGCGGAGAGATTCGCAGCCCTGCCGCGGCGCCGTCCCGGAGTTCCCCGGCCCAGACCAGACCCGCGGGGCGCCCTCAGCAGCCCGCGCGTCTTGCACTCGGAGAGCGGTCCTGGCAGGAAGGCCGGCCAGTGTGCACCCGGTTCGGGCCCCTGCGCCggggctggcaagatggccacgCCCCCAGCAGAGACGGCGCCTCTAGGACACCATCGGGGACCGAG GACCAGCTTTATCCAGGGACTCTACCATTCCCACCCCTTTGGCCCCACTCCACGACAACCACTTCCCCATCTTCTCCTCTACTCTGGTCTCCCCTGCCCCTGCGCCTTCCCACCCAGCGTCTTCCCCAGGTTCCCCCACTACCTCTCCCTCAGATCCAGGCCCTTAGCTCAGCATGGGTGGTTCTCCCTCCAGGAAAGGGGGAGGAGGGGCCAGGACCTGAGTTGCATAGCGGCTGCCTGGATGGGCTTAGAAGCCTTTTTGAGGGACCTCCCTGCCCCTATCCTGGGGCTTGGATACCTTTCCAAGTCCCTGGAACAGCCCACCCTTCCCCTGCCACCCCGTCAGGAGATCCTAGTATGGAGGAACATCTGTCTGTCATGTATGAGAGACTGAGACAAGAG CTTCCCAAGCTCTTCCTTCAGTCCCACGACTACAGTCTGTATTCCTTGGATGTGGAATTCATCAATGAGATCCTCAACATACGTACCAA GGGCCGGACATGGTACATTCTTTCACTGACCCTCTGCCGTTTCCTGGCCTGGAATTATTTTGCACACCTTCGTTTGGAGGTTCTACAGCTGACCCGCCACCCTGAGAACTGGACCCTGCAAGCCCGGTGGCGGCTCGTAGGGCTGCCCGTCCACTTGCTCTTTTTGCGGTTCTACAAGCGTGACAAAGACGAGCATTACCG GACCTATGATGCCTACTCCACTTTCTACCTGAATTCCAGTGGCCTCATTTGTCGCCATCGTCTAGATAAA CTGATGCCTTCACACTCACCTCCAACGCCTGTGAAAAAGCTGCTAGTGGGAGCCCTGGTGGCCCTGGGGCTGTCAGAGCCAGAACCTGACTTAAACCTGTGTTCCAAGCCCTGA